The following are encoded together in the Phaseolus vulgaris cultivar G19833 chromosome 9, P. vulgaris v2.0, whole genome shotgun sequence genome:
- the LOC137821954 gene encoding grpE protein homolog 2, mitochondrial-like, whose translation MFVLRVLSRSSATLCRSFTFSVSRNSQPFSNHFHSLLHPSPNKLIPVQATLRNPLNSSLASRFGLSSSASSEPASNDVKACEEEKVTDQSEQAKAADQTEESDVESECDQSRDDLIKLVAEKELLLKLKHKEIAEMQDKVLRTYAEMENVMGRTRREAENSKKFAIQNFAKSLLDVADNLGRASSVVKESFSKIESPKQSSEAAQLLKTLLEGVEMTEKQLAEVLKKSGVEKYDPTNEPFDPHRHNAIFQIPDATKPPGTVGVVLKAGYMLYDRVLRPAEVGVTQEVDDNEATK comes from the exons ATGTTCGTACTCAGGGTCTTGTCCCGTTCCTCTGCAACCCTTTGTCGAAGCTTCACCTTCTCTGTTTCACGAAATTCCCAACCCTTTTCCAATCATTTTCATTCTCTCCTCCACCCATCACCCAACAAG CTGATTCCAGTTCAAGCTACTTTGCGGAATCCACTGAATTCATCCTTGGCTTCGAGATTCGGACTTTCTTCTTCGGCCTCATCTGAACCTGCTAGTAATGACGTAAAGGCATGTGAAGAAGAAAAGGTGACTGATCAGTCTGAACAAGCCAAAGCTGCCGATCAAACCGAAGAATCAG ATGTAGAGAGTGAATGTGATCAATCCAGGGATGATTTAATAAAGCTTGTTGCTGAGAAGGAACTTCTCTTGAAGTTGAAACACAAGGAGATTGCGGAAATGCAGGACAAAGTTCTGCGAACTTATGCGGAGATGGAGAATGTCATGGGCAGAACAAGGCGTGAAGCGGAAAATTCGAAAAAATTTGCTATACAG AATTTTGCGAAGAGTCTACTAGATGTTGCTGATAATTTGGGAAGAGCTTCCTCTGTTGTAAAGGAAAGCTTTTCTAAAATTGAATCTCCTAAGCAGTCTTCTGAAGCAGCACAACTCCTGAAAACACTTTTAGAAGGTGTTGAAATGACAGAGAAACAACTTGCAGAG GTACTAAAAAAGTCCGGTGTAGAAAAATATGATCCTACAAATGAGCCATTTGATCCACACAGGCACAATGCCATCTTCCAAATCCCTGATGCTACCAAGCCCCCTGGCACTGTTGGAGTTGTTCTGAAG GCTGGATATATGCTCTATGATCGTGTTCTTCGTCCGGCAGAAGTTGGTGTAACTCAAGAAGTAGATGATAACGAAGCAACTAAATGA